Part of the Spinacia oleracea cultivar Varoflay chromosome 5, BTI_SOV_V1, whole genome shotgun sequence genome, TGCTGATCTGGACTAGTATTACCTTTTTGTACATTTTGAAATTTAGCATATTGTCTAGCTCTTGCATGCTTACCTAGTTACCTATTTTGTCTTCACAATATATTTTAACATACCGAAGTAAAAATACTAATATTATAAGTCATACAACTTCAACTGAAATTAATTTCGCTCAAATACATATCTAACAAACAAATCTCACTTAACATGGAACATTGTGCATTGAACAAAGATGAATAGATAAGAAGGATTTACGTGATTGACTCATGGGATGACTTCTTGAGTCTTTTAGACTGCCCCATGTTTGTTATTAGCTTTGACATTGGTGTAAATTAAAGATTCAGACAGGAAAAGGCTCTTCaaccattcatgttaatgatctTGTAGAGTGTGATTCTATCTTGTTACCCCTTTAATGGTCGACATATTatcttatttatattttttgttttggttaATTACCATAAAGTAAGATAAAAGTTAAGGTACATGATTGAGCTGTTCTTTGACGGGGTCAGGACCAGAACCATGAATCCAAAAGTTATAAATCAGGGAGTGGAGTAACAATGTTAAATATACATTTTATCAACAGGTGACTCCTGGCCTGCTTTGTTCTTTGTCAatcactcactcactcactcatCCCTTCCTGAATACTTATCTGGTCTCATAGCCTCCAACCTTGCAATTCAACTCTCTGCAATCTGCAATCTGCAATCTGCATCTGTGGTAGTAACGACTAACAACTAAATTTCGTTttggatgttttttttttccggatATCCTGAACTAGTCTCCCCAACTGTTTTTTTTTATCCAATTGAGGGTGCAATTTCATAAGTTCAGCTTTCAGCGTGGCTGCTGAAGTGCATCTAATGTGGGTTTGCAATCCTATGAGGTTGTACCCATTTTCCAGTTGAATCCTTGCACGAGGCTGTTAGTCCAGCTGACAGGGAAACCTAACTAAGGGAACTCTGGGATGGGAAAGGGAGCAGGGAATTGGGTCACTGATGGAATCAGAGGAATTCAAGATGTTTTTCTGTTAGTgtcattaaaatttataaaagttgtcAATTATAATTGCAGATTTAGATGTGGAATATTGATGCAATTTCATGCTATGTTGATACTTGTGTTTGTTTAAATATCTGCAGCTAAAGCGTTGCACGGAGATTGCTGAGCGGGATGCTTGTACTGTATTTACTAGGATGGCATTCCTCCATGATCAAAATCATGGTGGAACCATTTTCATCCATGCATTCTCAATGTCATCTAAATATTTTTCTATTCGACGTTCTATAGAATCCTGGAACATCCTCACCATCAAATCCATCTACCGTGAAGCAAATTGAGTGGCTAAATTTCTTTCAACTTTTAGATAAACTAGTATTCCTTTAATCTTGCTCCTTTGTAATTTAGATCATCCTATACTTTAGATAAATCATCACTAAATGTACTGCCGACCGCACTGTTCCTTTGTAACATCACAAGTTTATAAAAATCTTTGTTTGTTCATTTGTTCAAAGTTTAAACAGTATTTAGTACTCACGTGATAGTTACATGCCTAAGTCAATGTCTGAAAAGACAGTCAACCATCGGATTCCGTCAGAAGATGGTCGTTGACAAATATATTACTTCGTATGTTAAAAGTTTCATTCTTTTAAGAGGTAGTTCCCACAAATTTGCTTATTTAAAATGTGGTTTCTTACAAATTTACCAAAATAAGATCACTATACAGCATGATTCTGTTTATATACAACAAGTCTACTAAACATGAATAACTTAACCAAAACAATACTTTCTTCACTGTAATAACACGTACAGTTTACTTAAACGTACAGTTGTGTATTTGTGAATTCGCGTAATAGTAAAGAGCCAATAATTACACACGATTATCCCTTGTGCCTATcctaaaaatttataaattgtTCCCATATTATTTATCCCTACCTCTTATCCACAACTCACAAGATGTATTGTCCGTCTTACAATAGGCAGCAGATGGAGCTAATAGGAAATCCTGCGACTAATGTTAGGAGATGAATTGAGTAACTCCTGACCGAGGTCGTTTATCTTGTTAAGCAGAAGCATTCTTTCTGTCTCAAGCTGAAGCATATATTGTTCCTGCGAGTCCTCTAGGCTTTGTAGCTCACTTAAACTACTCAACACTTCTTCATCCTCCTTCCCCTCCACTACTGACTCAAGCTTCATTAGCATTTCCTTCATCTATATTCAACATTCATGCTAAACTGTTAATCTACCGATAATCTGGAAATAACAGGCAACATACAAGGCAAGCACAGATCAAAGAAAGTAACTGTCAGCAGAGTAATTCCTACCTGATCAGAAATTGCATGAGCTCTATTTGACAACGAATCAGAATCTAAACTGGGTCGCTTCTGTTGATCTGGAACTCTTCTTATTACTTGAACATGAATCTCGCCCTTTTTAACTCCTTGTAGAGGTATCCACTTGTCAGATAGTTCATTGGGAGGAAGTCTCTGATATTCTACTGTACAGTTGCCTATGCTTGATGAGGACAATATAGCATTGTGGTCTCTCACTTGTAATTCCAATGGACTTCCATCATCAGGAAACTCAAATGTTTGGTTCCATGTGGGATTTACAGTTTTGTACACAACCTTCACAGCAATTTCAAagttaataaataatttaagcACACTATTCAAAACCAAAGCACTAACAAGTAACAACCCGTTTGTAAATGGTAATAAATAGTGGTAAAAGCGATGTTTTTCCATGTACTTTTGTGAAGAAAATGTCATGTCAAATATCCATGGTAATGTGATTTCATCCCCAAGTACCTCATTTACTTTACAAGTTTTCATTACCATCCATTCCCACTTTAGTGATAGGATTGCGtggtaatggaaatttataaataaaatcaTATGGTATGGAATGGAATTCCATTGCCAATGGAATGGATTTCCATTGTCATATGGTAGTGATACATTGCTACATTGAATTCATAAAATCACATTTAAGTAGAATACCTTTGTTCTCCTCGTTTCATTTCCATACTGGACCTTTACATATGGGTCACTCGTCCCCCGGAGGTCAGCAGCAACAAGATCCTTGCCCTCAATGAGAACAAGCTCAATCAATCCATTGCCAGGCCCACCATTGGAAACCTAAGCCAAAAAACTCAGTCACTCTAGGCATGAAAATAAACATGTCTGGTAAAGACCTACTCATACTTAGACGCTGTCAAAATGAATCATTATGAAGCATTTTTAAAGTCCATAGATATGTCAGCGATCAGGAGAATAAAGTTggttaatttgtaatttttccAGTTAATAATATACGATGAGAACAGTTAGAATAGACTTTGGACATTTGCAAATAGGGCAGAAGAAATACCAACCATTCCTTCAAATTTTCTGTCAGCAAATGCATAATTTCCCACACATCACCACaattgaatgaataaaaagagtACCTTGTCAATTGTTTGGGACAAGCTTAAACGGTTGTCTTCTAGTATAAATTTTATAACTAAAtggattggtaactatttttacAAATGATGAATGCAAAAATTCCGTGTATGTTTGGCTCCATAGTCTTTTGTCATGCTGGACGATGAATGTTTAATTGCTTCTTTAACACAGATATTTATCCTTTTGAAAATTGTAAACGACCAGCTCAAAATATAGATAATTAAGCACATTTATGAAAAAGATGTAAATTTTAGGATCCGTCACGTCAAAACATCAAAGATGCTTCCTCTAGAAAAAGAAGCCTTTAGTCCTGGATACCTCAGTGTTGACATTTTGAACATGTTCACTGCCAACAGAACAGACATACCTCTCTCACGGCTTCAATTTGAAGCCTCACTTCCCCAGAAGTCACTTTTTCAAGAGGAACAGGCACATCTCTAACTGAACCCTCCTCCAATCCTTCCATGTTAACTGTTGCAGTACCAATGACCTCATCTCCGAATGTTTCTTCATATAGACATTTCAACTTGAGATATTCACCCCCTGCAATCTCATCAAATTCAAATGTCTGGTTCCAGACAGGATTTGAGGTCTGTGGCACAGCCCTTGTTTTCTGGACAACCTGGTATTTGAAAAACAATGGCCATTACACATAAATATTGCTAACTCCAAGTCTCCGAGTACCTTTCTAATTAACGAACTAAAATATCACATCAGAAAGTAGGAGAAATAAGAGACCTTCCCGTACTGCAATTTAACATAAGGCTCAGATCGTCCCATTTTATCCTTCCCAGGAAAATCTGTAGCTTCTTTTACAGTAACATAAATTTTTCTTCCAGTCTTTAAATTTGACAATCCAGATAATGATGAATGAGCACCAAGATGTAACCCGACACTATGTGAACCATCAGAGAATTGCCATTCCTTCAGAACAAGTTTCACCATCAACTGCAAATATTATCAATCATATAAGTTGCAACATCAACATTAACCCAACACCTTCTTCACTAGGCAGTGTAGGTGGGGCCGGACAAATGCAGTCTGATTCCTATGATAACAGGTTATTTGCTATTGGCCCTTAATCTAATATGCAATCATTTGCTGCATTGCAATAAGTAAAAAGCCCAAGCATTTAGTTCACTACAATCAAAACCAAATGAACTGTGAATCTTTAGCTCCGCTTCAAATTAACATAATCGTATTGTATAAGATGAATCACATTCCATATCTGGTGGAATCATAGTTAAAAAGATTCAATAGGAAATTGAAGTCGACTCAATACTTTTATTTCCACAGTAGGTTTTTAAGGACCAATAAACAAGATTAAGCTTAACAACGAGAATTACTAAAATGCACAATAACACAATTCTTGTACCTCCCCTGAGTCTACTGCCTCAAAAGGAATATTCATTTCAACTTCTTTTCCACAACACTCAGCACGCTTGACTATAGCTCCTGAACTAGGTCCTATTGCCCAAAATATTGTGGAATCATCATCGCAATATCTAATCTGCATGTCATTGAAACATCAATCAGTTCATCTGAAGTGGTAATACCGTAATAATGCTTGTAGGACTGATATTGCAAGACTTCTGAGCAGTAATCTAAATGCATAATTTTAATTTGTACACTTCTAAATAGATATTGGAattaataaataagaaatatgtAAGTTAATGCCTGAACAATTCGGAATTCACAGCTACATTCCTGAATCCTGATACCCATGTTCATCTTATTCATTCAAAAATCCAATTATAACTTGGAAATCATGTGGTCAAACTGCAAAATGACTTGAAATAGTCTACATCGAGCAATTTTTTATTGAGTCATATGTCTCATAGCAGGTGGTTTAAGAATACGTGTAATGATAAGATGACCTTGTAAAAGGAGTAACTTGATTTCAATGAATAAAATATCGTGAACATATAAAACCTAAGACCAAAGTCACCAAACTGCAGTAGTTAATCAAACTCAACTTACCCAAGTACAGCATtccaaatttaaataatatccaGCCATTAATTCAAGCAAAATTAAGTTTCCACATGGACTACCATTGTTAATTTATTCTGAAGGGTCTTCATCTAGGATAAAGAAATGACTATTTTAAGTGATTCTTAGGCAACGAAATGGTGCTTCTAAGTCTCATATTTTAGATACAACCAATCAACAATTAAGAGAACATCTAAATTTGGGTGAAGGCTCCATATTGTTTTGGGGTAACGAATTACAAAAACCTAAAATAGTACCTTAATTTCACAAGTTGCTAGGTGATCAACTTTCACGCTGCCAGGAGAACATTCATAGAGATGGAATCGAAGGACTCCTGCATTATCATGAAGAACCGAATGAAATGTTGAATTCCATTGTGGATTAGAGCCTGGCTTTGCATCAGTTCTCCTGGTGATTTCTTCAATCTCTACCTCCACAAATGTCTTAACATCCTTCAATAGATGCTCTTCTGAGACATAGTTCTGACCAACTTGTGTGTTAGTAGTCGGGGTTCTTTTAAGTATGTTTTTAGAAAGTTGGCTTGCACCAATTACTGTTACATAAAGTATGCCACCAACTGCCCTTTTCCCTAACTGTACAGCTGACAGAGCAAGACACCGACGACGAGGTTCAACCATAGTCTTAACTAAGGTGTCAGTCAAGAGTTTGACCTGCACAAGAAATATCATGATTCATGAACAAGAAGATCACTAAGTACGAGAATTGTTGGAACTGTAGGCCAACAATTTGTATTTAGCACATAAATACTAAATTTATTCTTATCGTGAAAAATGACATTTGTTCAGCACTACGTTGAGTGCTGAAAAGTTACAACACAATGCCACATGGTTAAGTAGTATCAGAGATTACAATGACCTAATCAATTAAGTTTTGATAATTCCAGAATCCTGTACTCATTTTTTACTTAAAAAGTCCTATAACTTATTTTTGACCTGTTTGTTAATGACTTTGGGGTTagaagtatatatttttttgaaagaaagaaaatgagtgTTCATTTGATCTTGACCCTTGGAGAGCTAAAAGGGGACTACACTCGGTCTGTAAGGCTTTCCTAGTAATATCTAGAAAATAGAATACTTCCTCCATCCCAATACTTGAATAGTCATAAAGGAGTATATGGTTTCCACTTATAATGCAGATATACTTTATTTTCCAACTATAACTTCATTAATCGCACATCACTCGCAAAAGATATACTCCTACAAATTTGACCAACTTTTTTCATCTCTACCACATTGAAAGAATTGCAACTATATTGGGAAGAAGGGAGTATATCCTCCCTGAAGTTTTAAAATGCAAAGCAAAGCAAGCATGACAATGACAGTGCTACCAGATTCTTTGttagtaaaataaaaaaaatgaatgaaCTTAGCATCAGCTGAACACACCAGCCATGAAGAAACAACAGGCAGCTCCATTCCAGGGAGTTGATTTCCACCACTTCCCAGGGCAATTCCAAGCCTCACCTCCGGTACAgataaaaaggaaaacaaaattgCTTTACCATCCAGCACCGGCATCAACTGCACCTGAAAAGTTTAAATGGACAGCAAAAGAGTGTCAAAATTACAAAGCATTGCCAAAACAATTACTTTAAAGTTAGATACACGTCAGGCAGATTGGCTTAAATGGATTAAACTATTAAAGCTTTGGTTCAGACTCGCATTATTCAACTTAGTTttacaaagaaaaaaaagttgGTTAGGACAAAAACAATTAGTCAAATGAACCGCATGAAAAAAAGAAATCAGCTACCACAAAAATAATTAGTCAAGTGTCTCAATTGGGCCATCACTTTTTAACTAAAATTAGGAAAACGACATACCACCTCTCTGAAATTCCcaatcaaaacaaatttcaaaaaagaaggaaaatagACTGCAGCAAATTCAGTGAGACAAGCTTCAAAGAAACAGCTACCAAAAAGGGTTACTAGTTACGACCATATATAAGCAAAATTGTAGAAAATTTGAGGCTGttagaaaaacataaatcaataTTTGAGTGGGAAAGGACAGGAATCACACTAGAATAGCATGTAGCATTTATGCTTCTAAGGAGACTACCTAGGGCAGGGAAAgccaaaagagagtatgcagcCTTAGACCAGTGAGAACAAGAGGCTGATTCCATCTGATTAAAACATGCAACGCACTGCTACTTCACAGAAAAAGAAGTGAACGGTGACACATTCAACTGCAGTGGAAACATAGGGTTGAGCAGCCGAAAAATGTGTAAATTTGACAGATGGTAAAGCCATCAAGGACAGATGATGCAACTAGTCAGGGTCCATTGCGACAAATAAAGTTTAAACAAGATAATACAGTTCACCGTCAGAGAGAGCATATGACAAAACAAGAAGAAAACTGGAGGATCCATTCTACCTTTTCAAAGGTCGACATCATTGTTCTATACATCATCAAACTGTATAACATAACATGATGACTGATGATTTGACTTCAGTTTAAGAAATTAAGACCGAAGATAGATAAAGTATAACTGAACGTACATCACCCTTGATATGGAGGTAGTTTATGACAATGCGTGCAGTTCCATATAATGGTTTGGCTAGTTTAGCAAGCAGCATAATGCTCATGTCTTTGGTGTCCCAGTCAAGACTTGTATGCATAATCCTCTGCCACAAAGCAAAAGGTATTCTGGTAATTAGTACGTATCCATTGAAGATAAAAAGTAATATTCTCCATCATATCGCAGCTATAAGGTATACAGAAGATGGATATGAAAAAAGACAATAGCTGCAAATGCACTGAAAATCTGAGATTCTCCAAATAGAACATAAGTTCAGGCTGCTGTCACTATTATGGTATCAAACTATCATTTGTTAGTTGCTGAATGGCATAATTGGAACCTTATGCGCTTACCTCAACTACCATGGGCATCTAACTTTAAATTGACAAGTTCAAGAATTTAAATTTCAATGATATAATTTCAAGTGATTCTGTTCGCTTCTCAGTTGCACACATAGTGTAACTTCTAGGATTTCAATTGTACATTTGTACCATATGAAGAAATGAGAGTCTCTAAACACGTGTAAAAACAAACGGCCAAATTATCACCCAAgaaaaagaacttgaaatgcaATAGTATGGGTATATGTGACAAATTTAGTAATGGATTATATAGCCTAATGCTGCAATATCAATGGTGAAAACAAAAATTGAAGCATGAGTTTAAAATCACATTGTTTCTCAATATTTATAGTTTTATACATTGACACACATCTTGAAGCTTAGGCATTTACTGAAATATTCACATGTTTGTATTTCAAAATcttagggggtgtttggtttgTCAAAGGGAAAGGGAATAACATCAAAAATGggaaagaaggaaaaaggaaagccaATGTGTTTGATTTCATATACTTTTTGTTTTAGTATTAAAATTTAACCCCCCACCATTATACTTTCCTGACCTCTAAATCcaccacaccaccaccaccctgcCCCTCCTTCCCCTCCTGCGCGCTGCCCCCCTCCCTCTTCGACTTCGCTGGCGCCTTCCTTTCCCCACCTCAAGGTAAAAAAAttatctctcctctctctcttaGATCTAGTGGTTGGGTTGATGTTGGATGGGTGAGGTGGTTTTTCGGGGTGGTTAGGGTCGATTTTTCCATTGTGTGGTTGATTTGAGGTAGCTTCATGGAGATAGTGATGGCTTTCGGGGTGGTTAGACTTGGTGTTTCGAATGGATGGATTTGTGTTTCAGGTGATTGGGGTGGTGTTTCGGGTGTTGGGATTGGTTTTTCGAGTGGTTGAGGTGATTTCTTGGGTGGTTTTTCGGGTGGTGGAGGTGGGTTTTCGGGTGGGGTTTTGTGACGCTGATGGCAGGAAGGTGATGGTGGCTCCGGCAAGGATGGCGGTGATGGGACGAGCTGATGAGGGTGGCAGGTGCTTGTAGGATGGTGCTGGCATGGAGGTGTATTGAATTTGGTGGCCGTAGTGGGTGTGTTGGTGTGTTCATGACTTGGGAAAGGGAATGGAAATACCATGGGATTTGTGGGTATCAGAGTAGAGGACTTTGGTGTTAAGgaggggtaaagggaatgattaAAATGACaatacaaacaacaacaaagggaacTTCCCCAgtttattctttttcctttcctgAATACCCCAAACCAAATGGCCCCTTAATACTTAGGCGTCTTACTGACAGACGGGTACACTAATTTGAAAATTGCATGACAATTTTACAAGACAACAGAACTAGCAATGTACCCTCAATGTCAATCATATAAACAATAGAAGAAATGTCGACTAAAAAGATATGATGAACTGaatctaaaataaaaaggaTAAGTAGATAAACATAAGAGGAACCTAAGTCCAGAAACGGTACCTGACCTCCAACAGTTGACCAGCGCATCCCTTGAAGACCCAAGTTTGGAGGAGAAGAACCTAGTGAAAAGTCTTCGAGTTCAAACCTTTCCTAGATGGAAGACTACCAGTAAATAAATCATACAGCTGTACCAGCCAGTACAGAAAATAAACACAGAAGAAGATTTCTCTACTCACCACAAGTTTTGGTTTTTTGTACTTCAAGCGTCTCTGCAGGCAAAATTAGATTATGGTTAAACAACTAAATTTACTGCAGCAAATGAGTTCAGCAAATTACTAGATTTCATCACAAAGTCAAGATTTAAATAAAGAGAAATAAGAATAATATCACAACATTATCCAAAGCCTTACAAACAGCCTAAATCACACTTGAAGGCTAGAACCActaagggggtgtttggttcgcGGATTTTTGGTATGAGGTATGGGTTTTGATCAAAACCCATACCTCAAACCCACAGGGTATGGGGTTTAGAAACCCAAGGGGTAGTTAGGTATGGCTCATAACCAAACACATGGTATTAGAAATCAAATTCCAACCCAATACCACCATGGTTTCATTCCTGAttccaaactcataccactacgcgaaccaaacaccccctaagTTATACGGCATACCAATGGAGCAAGGAACAAATTTTGCATCCAAACTGCTGCAGCCAAACATTTAGGTCACCTGGTGACTAACTAACCTGAGAATCGGTGATAGTTCCGAACACCTTCCATATACTATACCCACATCATAAAATATCTCAACGCCTCCAAGGAGGGGCCCCCTCCCCCCTTGAGCGGGTAGGGGGGTTAACATGCAGCACAAATTCATGTCTCCAAAATCAGAAGGGAAAGTTTGACTTAGCATTTACATATACAAAGAATGCTGGAAACAGAGACATTAAAGCACTGTTTTTCAGAGATCGCGCACCAATACTTATACCACGCACGTGTCTCGAACAGAACCGGCCGGGCGGGGGTGCTCGAGAGGACGCTTCCTTAGGCTACACCACTAGGGGTAGAACTTCAAACAATATAAACATCACTTTACTATTTAAACAAGGCAAAACTTCTTTCTGCTTCCAATGTGGGACAAatactttccaaaaatagtaaGTGTTTTTCACCCACCTTTGCATCATATCCAACAATGTGAAGGGTTTGAACACCATATGATAACTTTAAAGCTAAATATATCTATAATCTATACTATAAACTACGTTTAGAGATCATTAGTTCTATCGCTCCAACGAAATCAATGCTATTTGTAGAAACTTTAGAACCACATATCAAGAAATAGCTTGGcacaagaaagaaacaaaagaaaagcaCAAGGGACAAAGAAAATAGAAACCAACCTCAACTATGTAAGAAAACCTTGATGAAATCTTAGGGTGAATGTAATTAGGCCAAACTTCTAGCAACAACCTGTTCAACCACTCACAGTGCTCCAGTGCAGTCATTGGCTGCGCAGTTTCTTAAATGTTAAACTGATTTTCTGTGAGGAGAGAGTAAgtgtgaaaaataaaatatatgagTACCGCTGTATCTACTATCACTCGCTTCCATTTCCTGTTCAAGTCCTCAGCAAGGATCCGGCGCTGATAGTTACCATACTGATACCAGAATAATGCCTCAGGTCAGAGCCGGAAAAAAAAGTACACAAGCTGAATGTATTTTGTAGAATTATGCTACTCCAGCATATTTTAAGCACAAGACTAAATGTAGTAATGTCTATATACGAATTTATAAGGATAACATACACTTCCTATACAAACAAAAAGAGATAAACCCACACAATATCACAAACACGTATGCGTGAAGAAAACTTAGTACCAGCTCACCAATGACAGCCGAAAAAGACTTCCTCATGACAGCCTACAGTATATCATGGAAACCGAGCTAACATTTCCTTGAAATAAAAAGAAGCCAGAAACTATGACAATAACAGAATTTAATATCCAGATAACAAGCTAATGTTAATTCATGCACAACCAGTCTCGGCTTCAGTACCTCTGGACGTCAAAACTAACAAAAGATTGATAAGAATTTGTTCAAGTGCAAACGGCGAACAAAGAAATAACAACTGACTTTTTTTTACATCATACAGAAAGTCAAGTTACAGAACCATAAAAGTTTCCTGCCCATGAGAAATTTCATCACGTAGTCTAGTACTCTAGTTTTCTATGAAACAGTAGTCTAGTTTCAACAGACACCTGAGCAATCAATACCTCAATTCATACTAGCCTTAGCCTATGTTGCACAGAAACTTCATGAAGGTCATGCTTTCCCCTTTTCTAAATATCTTGTTTCATAAACAAAGAAAAACTTTGAGAAAACCTCTAAACCAGATTAAGAACCTATGCATTCTACAGATTCTTCATTCCTATTTCCAGATCTCCATAACAAGTTTACTTTACAGTTTCCGACTATTTCCTGTTTACTGCTAAAAGTGCTAATAGATCAAATATTTTACACTATAATTATCACTATAACTAAGTTCTTT contains:
- the LOC110776448 gene encoding synaptotagmin-5 isoform X2, translated to MSRKGKPSLSLNIEVTMQFLKQIAIDRPVYLLFVPLISVIWAFEKWVFSISTWVPLAIAVWATFQYGNYQRRILAEDLNRKWKRVIVDTAPMTALEHCEWLNRLLLEVWPNYIHPKISSRFSYIVERRLKYKKPKLVVLLLQTWVFKGCAGQLLERIMHTSLDWDTKDMSIMLLAKLAKPLYGTARIVINYLHIKGDVQLMPVLDGKAILFSFLSVPEVRLGIALGSGGNQLPGMELPVVSSWLVKLLTDTLVKTMVEPRRRCLALSAVQLGKRAVGGILYVTVIGASQLSKNILKRTPTTNTQVGQNYVSEEHLLKDVKTFVEVEIEEITRRTDAKPGSNPQWNSTFHSVLHDNAGVLRFHLYECSPGSVKVDHLATCEIKIRYCDDDSTIFWAIGPSSGAIVKRAECCGKEVEMNIPFEAVDSGELMVKLVLKEWQFSDGSHSVGLHLGAHSSLSGLSNLKTGRKIYVTVKEATDFPGKDKMGRSEPYVKLQYGKVVQKTRAVPQTSNPVWNQTFEFDEIAGGEYLKLKCLYEETFGDEVIGTATVNMEGLEEGSVRDVPVPLEKVTSGEVRLQIEAVREVSNGGPGNGLIELVLIEGKDLVAADLRGTSDPYVKVQYGNETRRTKVVYKTVNPTWNQTFEFPDDGSPLELQVRDHNAILSSSSIGNCTVEYQRLPPNELSDKWIPLQGVKKGEIHVQVIRRVPDQQKRPSLDSDSLSNRAHAISDQMKEMLMKLESVVEGKEDEEVLSSLSELQSLEDSQEQYMLQLETERMLLLNKINDLGQELLNSSPNISRRISY
- the LOC110776448 gene encoding synaptotagmin-5 isoform X1; translated protein: MSRKGKPSLSLNIEVTMQFLKQIAIDRPVYLLFVPLISVIWAFEKWVFSISTWVPLAIAVWATFQYGNYQRRILAEDLNRKWKRVIVDTAPMTALEHCEWLNRLLLEVWPNYIHPKISSRFSYIVERRLKYKKPKLVERFELEDFSLGSSPPNLGLQGMRWSTVGGQRIMHTSLDWDTKDMSIMLLAKLAKPLYGTARIVINYLHIKGDVQLMPVLDGKAILFSFLSVPEVRLGIALGSGGNQLPGMELPVVSSWLVKLLTDTLVKTMVEPRRRCLALSAVQLGKRAVGGILYVTVIGASQLSKNILKRTPTTNTQVGQNYVSEEHLLKDVKTFVEVEIEEITRRTDAKPGSNPQWNSTFHSVLHDNAGVLRFHLYECSPGSVKVDHLATCEIKIRYCDDDSTIFWAIGPSSGAIVKRAECCGKEVEMNIPFEAVDSGELMVKLVLKEWQFSDGSHSVGLHLGAHSSLSGLSNLKTGRKIYVTVKEATDFPGKDKMGRSEPYVKLQYGKVVQKTRAVPQTSNPVWNQTFEFDEIAGGEYLKLKCLYEETFGDEVIGTATVNMEGLEEGSVRDVPVPLEKVTSGEVRLQIEAVREVSNGGPGNGLIELVLIEGKDLVAADLRGTSDPYVKVQYGNETRRTKVVYKTVNPTWNQTFEFPDDGSPLELQVRDHNAILSSSSIGNCTVEYQRLPPNELSDKWIPLQGVKKGEIHVQVIRRVPDQQKRPSLDSDSLSNRAHAISDQMKEMLMKLESVVEGKEDEEVLSSLSELQSLEDSQEQYMLQLETERMLLLNKINDLGQELLNSSPNISRRISY
- the LOC110776448 gene encoding uncharacterized protein isoform X4 gives rise to the protein MRWSTVGGQRIMHTSLDWDTKDMSIMLLAKLAKPLYGTARIVINYLHIKGDVQLMPVLDGKAILFSFLSVPEVRLGIALGSGGNQLPGMELPVVSSWLVKLLTDTLVKTMVEPRRRCLALSAVQLGKRAVGGILYVTVIGASQLSKNILKRTPTTNTQVGQNYVSEEHLLKDVKTFVEVEIEEITRRTDAKPGSNPQWNSTFHSVLHDNAGVLRFHLYECSPGSVKVDHLATCEIKIRYCDDDSTIFWAIGPSSGAIVKRAECCGKEVEMNIPFEAVDSGELMVKLVLKEWQFSDGSHSVGLHLGAHSSLSGLSNLKTGRKIYVTVKEATDFPGKDKMGRSEPYVKLQYGKVVQKTRAVPQTSNPVWNQTFEFDEIAGGEYLKLKCLYEETFGDEVIGTATVNMEGLEEGSVRDVPVPLEKVTSGEVRLQIEAVREVSNGGPGNGLIELVLIEGKDLVAADLRGTSDPYVKVQYGNETRRTKVVYKTVNPTWNQTFEFPDDGSPLELQVRDHNAILSSSSIGNCTVEYQRLPPNELSDKWIPLQGVKKGEIHVQVIRRVPDQQKRPSLDSDSLSNRAHAISDQMKEMLMKLESVVEGKEDEEVLSSLSELQSLEDSQEQYMLQLETERMLLLNKINDLGQELLNSSPNISRRISY
- the LOC110776448 gene encoding uncharacterized protein isoform X3, with amino-acid sequence MEGVRNYHRFSETLEVQKTKTCGSSPPNLGLQGMRWSTVGGQRIMHTSLDWDTKDMSIMLLAKLAKPLYGTARIVINYLHIKGDVQLMPVLDGKAILFSFLSVPEVRLGIALGSGGNQLPGMELPVVSSWLVKLLTDTLVKTMVEPRRRCLALSAVQLGKRAVGGILYVTVIGASQLSKNILKRTPTTNTQVGQNYVSEEHLLKDVKTFVEVEIEEITRRTDAKPGSNPQWNSTFHSVLHDNAGVLRFHLYECSPGSVKVDHLATCEIKIRYCDDDSTIFWAIGPSSGAIVKRAECCGKEVEMNIPFEAVDSGELMVKLVLKEWQFSDGSHSVGLHLGAHSSLSGLSNLKTGRKIYVTVKEATDFPGKDKMGRSEPYVKLQYGKVVQKTRAVPQTSNPVWNQTFEFDEIAGGEYLKLKCLYEETFGDEVIGTATVNMEGLEEGSVRDVPVPLEKVTSGEVRLQIEAVREVSNGGPGNGLIELVLIEGKDLVAADLRGTSDPYVKVQYGNETRRTKVVYKTVNPTWNQTFEFPDDGSPLELQVRDHNAILSSSSIGNCTVEYQRLPPNELSDKWIPLQGVKKGEIHVQVIRRVPDQQKRPSLDSDSLSNRAHAISDQMKEMLMKLESVVEGKEDEEVLSSLSELQSLEDSQEQYMLQLETERMLLLNKINDLGQELLNSSPNISRRISY